The sequence CAGGCGGACCTGGGCATCGAGGTGCCGCCGGGGGCGATCGAGGACTACGAGCGGGTGCTGCAGCAGGTCGACCTCGACTCGATCGCGGAGCGCGAGAAGGTCACCCGGCACGACGTGAAGGCCCGGATCGAGGAGTTCAACGCGCTCGCCGGGCACGAGCAGGTGCACAAGGGCATGACCTCGCGCGACCTGACCGAGAACGTCGAACAGCTGCAGATCCGGCTGTCCCTGGAGCACGCGCGGGACCGCACGGTCGCGGTGCTCGCCCGGCTCGGCCAGCTCGCCGGGCAGTACGGCGAGCTGGTGATGGCGGGCCGCTCGCACAACGTCGCGGCGCAGGCGACCACGCTCGGCAAGCGGTTCGCCACGGCGGCCGACGAGCTGCTGGTGGCGTTCGGGCGGGTCGAGGAGCTGCTGGCGCGGTATCCGCTGCGCGGCGTGAAGGGCCCGGTCGGCACCGCGCAGGACATGCTGGACCTGCTCGGCGGGGACAGCGGCAGGCTCGCCGAGCTGGAGCACCGGGTCGCCGAACACCTGGGCTTCTCGCGGGCGTTCAGCTCCGTCGGCCAGGTCTACCCGCGCTCGCTGGACTACGAGGCGGTGACCGCGCTGGTGCAACTGGCAGCGGCGCCCTCGTCGCTGGCCAAGACGATCCGGCTGATGGCCGGGCACGAACTGGTCACCGAGGGCTTCAAGCCCGGCCAGGTCGGCTCCTCGGCGATGCCGCACAAGATGAACACCCGCTCCTGCGAGCGGGTCAACGGCCTGATGGTGGTGCTGCGCGGCTACGCCTCGATGACCGGTGAGCTCTCCGGCGACCAGTGGAACGAAGGCGACGTGTCCTGCTCGGTGGTGCGCCGGGTGGCGCTGCCGGACGCGTTCTTCGCGTTCGACGGGCTGCTGGAGACGTTCTTGACGGTGCTCGACGAGTTCGGGGCGTTCCCGGCGGTCGTCTCGCGGGAACTGGACCGCTACCTGCCGTTCCTGGCCACCACGAAGGTGCTGATGGGCGCGGTGCGGGCCGGGGTGGGCCGGGAGGCCGCGCACGAGGCGATCAAGGAGAACGCGGTCGCGTCGGCGCTGGCCATGCGCGAGCAGGGCACCGAGCGCAACGAACTGCTGGACCGGCTCGCCGCCGACCCGCGTATCCCGCTGGACCGGGCCGCGCTGGACGCGCTGATGGCCGACCGGCTGTCGTTCACCGGCGCCGCCGGCGATCAGGTCGCGGAGGTCGCTCGCCGGGTCGAGGAGGTCGTCAAGGCGTACCCGCGCGCGGCGGCGTACCGGCCGGGGGCGATCCTCTGACGCCGGGGGAACTGGCGCAGGCCCGCACCCGCACGCTGCGGGACGTGGTCGGGCCGGGGTTGCACGTGCTGTTCTGCGGGATCAACCCGGGGTTGATGTCGGCGTACCGGGGCGAGCACTTCGCCCGGCCGGGCAACCGGTTCTGGCCGGCGCTGCACGCCTCGGGTTTCACCCCGCGCCGGTACGCGCCCGCCGAGCAGGAGGACGTGCTCGCGCTCGGCTTCGGGCTCACGAACGTGGCGCCGCGGGCGACCGCGCGGGCCGACGAGCTGACCGCG comes from Streptomyces sp. NBC_00448 and encodes:
- the purB gene encoding adenylosuccinate lyase, which codes for MTAKPRIPNVLAGRYASAELAALWSPEQKVVLERRLWLAVLRAQADLGIEVPPGAIEDYERVLQQVDLDSIAEREKVTRHDVKARIEEFNALAGHEQVHKGMTSRDLTENVEQLQIRLSLEHARDRTVAVLARLGQLAGQYGELVMAGRSHNVAAQATTLGKRFATAADELLVAFGRVEELLARYPLRGVKGPVGTAQDMLDLLGGDSGRLAELEHRVAEHLGFSRAFSSVGQVYPRSLDYEAVTALVQLAAAPSSLAKTIRLMAGHELVTEGFKPGQVGSSAMPHKMNTRSCERVNGLMVVLRGYASMTGELSGDQWNEGDVSCSVVRRVALPDAFFAFDGLLETFLTVLDEFGAFPAVVSRELDRYLPFLATTKVLMGAVRAGVGREAAHEAIKENAVASALAMREQGTERNELLDRLAADPRIPLDRAALDALMADRLSFTGAAGDQVAEVARRVEEVVKAYPRAAAYRPGAIL